The following are encoded together in the Lathyrus oleraceus cultivar Zhongwan6 chromosome 3, CAAS_Psat_ZW6_1.0, whole genome shotgun sequence genome:
- the LOC127127060 gene encoding uncharacterized protein LOC127127060, with translation MGNWRKQQGTSHHQVGQWRSSSYNGKPPLDNRFPIPTVPLWEKKFCVSVGSVPWGKVVENKRYVYLHDNVMNWDDSAVKEAFDNAKYRFWAEINGFPCDIPMPDPNVYIDDVDSNASVDTELYLDLERELEVTNVEEKGEEVVIFGDSLILNQSFSGPGWGDEDGETKPFERNYDSPRLESNQHQNNETNSWEQCAALVESRNVNEEWNRREGYGGDLCHKYQQGRNGGNGCNRKRENNMLWCKNPGYHHGTNEYWMNRGRRRNPGGGGGRRGNFAYVDKGPTPRAW, from the coding sequence ATGGGTAATTGGAGAAAACAACAAGGGACGAGTCATCATCAAGTGGGTCAGTGGCGATCCTCGTCTTATAACGGAAAACCGCCTCTGGATAACCGTTTTCCGATACCGACGGTGCCTTTGTGGGAAAAGAAGTTTTGTGTTTCGGTTGGTTCAGTTCCATGGGGGAAGGTAGTGGAGAACAAGAGGTATGTGTATCTGCATGACAATGTGATGAACTGGGATGATTCTGCTGTCAAAGAGGCTTTTGACAATGCAAAATACAGGTTTTGGGCTGAGATCAATGGCTTTCCTTGCGATATACCGATGCCTGATCCTAATGTTTATATTGACGATGTAGATTCGAATGCCAGCGTCGACACTGAACTTTATTTGGATTTGGAAAGAGAATTAGAGGTCACAAATGTGGAAGAAAAAGGCGAGGAGGTTGTAATTTTCGGGGATTCTCTAATATTGAACCAGTCCTTTTCGGGTCCTGGATGGGGGGATGAAGACGGAGAAACAAAGCCTTTTGAAAGAAACTATGATTCCCCACGGTTGGAATCGAACCAGCATCAAAATAATGAAACAAACTCGTGGGAACAATGTGCTGCTTTGGTTGAAAGTCGAAATGTTAATGAGGAATGGAATCGGAGGGAGGGATACGGTGGTGACTTGTGTCACAAGTATCAACAAGGAAGAAATGGTGGGAATGGATGTAACAGAAAGAGAGAAAATAACATGTTATGGTGTAAGAACCCGGGATATCATCATGGTACTAACGAGTACTGGATGAATCGAGGAAGAAGAAGAAATCcaggaggaggaggaggaaggAGGGGAAATTTTGCTTATGTGGACAAGGGACCTACTCCTAGGGCATGGTAA